The Rhineura floridana isolate rRhiFlo1 chromosome 8, rRhiFlo1.hap2, whole genome shotgun sequence genome includes a region encoding these proteins:
- the LOC133363271 gene encoding endonuclease domain-containing 1 protein-like produces the protein MLLVLLLGGLAWQNVPGHGEVVTSFKDACPQFFFRETPPSIGLEPPCPARICQRYKNQYRFATLYDRDNRIPVYSAYIYNPGTAKRPSTWRVEPQLIDFTFQPDMETEWTLLQEHSAHEEALEGSQAVLRDYKNLTGFNRGHLNPNSHQPDLDAKASTFTLTNIVPQHINLNGGAWNNYEQSTMASKTEGCKETFAVVGAVPGNNFIAKGRVNKPSHVWSAACCVIDNNHLRSWAIIARNDENVVLTLTLGELERKLAELYNRNDIFLFDSDCPRE, from the exons ATGCTGCTGGTCCTGCTCCTGGGAGGCTTGGCCTGGCAGAATGTGCCTGGGCACGGCGAGGTGGTGACCTCTTTCAAAGATGCCTGCCCCCAGTTCTTCTTCAGAGAAACTCCTCCGAGTATTGGGCTGGAGCCCCCATGCCCAGCTCGGATTTGTCAGCGTTACAAAAACCAGTATCGTTTCGCCACACTGTACGACAGAGACAATCGCATCCCGGTGTACTCGGCCTACATCTACAATCCTGGGACGGCGAAGAGGCCAAGCACATGGAGGGTAGAACCTCAG CTCATTGATTTCACATTTCAACCTGACATGGAAACGGAATGGACCCTCCTGCAGGAACATAGCGCCCATGAGGAAGCTCTTGAGGGCAGCCAGGCTGTTTTGCGAGATTACAAAAACCTTACTGGTTTCAACAGGGGCCATCTCAACCCCAACAGCCACCAGCCTGACCTGGATGCCAAAGCATCTACGTTCACCTTGACCAACATTGTGCCACAACACATAAACCTCAACGGTGGGGCCTGGAACAACTATGAACAATCAACAATGGCAAGCAAGACTGAGGGATGCAAGGAAACATTTGCTGTGGTGGGTGCGGTGCCAGGAAACAACTTCATCGCCAAAGGGAGGGTCAACAAGCCCAGCCATGTATGGTCTGCAGCCTGTTGTGTCATAGACAACAATCACCTGAGATCTTGGGCCATTATTGCCAGGAATGATGAGAACGTGGTGCTCACTCTCACTTTGGGGGAACTCGAGAGAAAGCTTGCAGAGTTGTATAATCGGAATGACATCTTTCTGTTTGATAGTGACTGTCCCCGGGAATAA